From one Catenuloplanes nepalensis genomic stretch:
- a CDS encoding SCO2521 family protein encodes MLILGEIHTGLLRHSTPVTTGLARDLLDLVAGEAVRVSERPISCAWSPDLTTGVDCTIAGTSGRAVGTVRHRAVLTAGCVVQASAYTTVERAAEVRRLPWSHYISRPGQVELLAKTPPATLAEAFLTTERGPGALDLGGICARTIERVQASPRLDRRVPLRVPRTRFRWAAMPGERRVHLLVDEGDLRTLRLTLPELPAARIADLCADVARHDWLLSSLIEVIDASALGVRTREETLPRLAPAIDTLLHLWMPAARLDDEMAAVWESLERRPGFTRHWATLVSRIRDQLSVGTVEALSATAGVRV; translated from the coding sequence ATGTTGATCCTCGGAGAGATCCATACCGGGCTGTTACGCCACTCCACCCCGGTCACCACGGGTCTGGCGCGGGACCTGCTCGACCTGGTCGCCGGTGAGGCGGTGCGCGTGTCCGAGCGGCCGATCTCCTGTGCGTGGTCACCCGACCTGACCACCGGTGTGGACTGCACGATCGCCGGGACGTCCGGCCGGGCCGTCGGCACGGTCCGGCACCGTGCCGTTCTCACCGCCGGCTGCGTGGTGCAGGCCTCCGCATACACGACGGTCGAGCGCGCGGCCGAGGTGCGGCGCCTGCCGTGGTCGCACTACATCTCCCGCCCCGGCCAGGTGGAGCTGCTGGCGAAGACGCCGCCGGCCACGCTCGCCGAGGCGTTCCTGACCACCGAGCGCGGGCCGGGCGCACTCGACCTCGGCGGCATCTGCGCCCGCACGATCGAGCGGGTGCAGGCCTCGCCCCGGCTCGACCGCCGGGTGCCGCTGCGCGTGCCCCGCACGCGGTTCCGCTGGGCCGCGATGCCGGGGGAGCGGCGGGTGCACCTCCTGGTCGACGAGGGCGACCTGCGCACGCTCCGGCTCACGCTGCCGGAGCTGCCCGCGGCCCGGATCGCCGACCTCTGCGCGGACGTCGCACGGCACGACTGGCTGCTCAGCTCGCTGATCGAGGTGATCGACGCGAGCGCGCTCGGCGTCCGGACGCGGGAGGAGACGCTGCCCCGGCTGGCCCCGGCGATCGACACGCTGCTCCACCTGTGGATGCCCGCGGCCCGGCTGGACGACGAGATGGCCGCGGTCTGGGAGTCGCTGGAGCGCCGGCCCGGCTTCACCCGGCACTGGGCGACGCTGGTCTCCCGGATCCGCGATCAGCTCTCGGTCGGCACGGTCGAGGCGCTGTCCGCCACGGCCGGGGTGCGTGTCTGA